A window of the Halopseudomonas phragmitis genome harbors these coding sequences:
- a CDS encoding DUF3299 domain-containing protein produces the protein MRILAALLATTLLSANSWAVEELTWGDLVPPEARDMLGMPAPVHDLSQLADALGDEFYGDPAVQVEPAAPVVPELDGRQVRLPGYVVPLGITERGEVDEFLLVPYFGACIHVPPPPSNQIVYVKSSQGIPLQDLYQPFWITGPMQVEHMESDLANAGYRIAGAQVEPYTY, from the coding sequence ATGCGAATTCTGGCTGCACTACTCGCCACCACCCTGCTCAGCGCCAATAGCTGGGCCGTTGAGGAACTGACCTGGGGCGACCTGGTACCGCCCGAGGCCCGCGACATGCTTGGCATGCCGGCACCGGTGCACGACCTGTCGCAACTGGCCGACGCTCTGGGTGACGAATTCTATGGCGACCCGGCGGTGCAGGTGGAGCCGGCGGCGCCGGTAGTACCGGAACTGGATGGTCGCCAGGTGCGCTTGCCCGGCTATGTCGTGCCGCTGGGGATTACCGAGCGCGGGGAAGTTGATGAGTTTCTGCTGGTGCCTTACTTCGGCGCCTGCATCCATGTTCCGCCGCCGCCATCAAACCAGATCGTCTACGTCAAGAGCAGCCAGGGCATTCCCCTGCAGGATCTGTATCAGCCCTTCTGGATCACCGGCCCCATGCAGGTTGAGCACATGGAAAGCGATCTGGCCAATGCCGGCTACCGGATCGCCGGAGCCCAGGTCGAGCCCTATACCTATTGA
- a CDS encoding tetratricopeptide repeat protein, whose protein sequence is MRYLILLLVLASPMVCAQQTVQPSVFQALTSAQQAQQQGNYGQARDTLQQALNQVRAGSLEQALIEQRLGYLAIARDRHEEAIDWLSKALAHDRLEAEAASQDRRNLAQLLAVAGRYREAVTLLEVEQARGALPRDSQRLLVQAYSQLRQFDKAIPLAERVVREEPGIDAAWYQLLVGMNYRLQRYSQAERWLKPMLRREPANAEYWRQLAAMQSLDNRPRAAAASLRLAYEAGVRFSATDLDSLVGLQTQAGAPWQAARLLEEMFERGLLPANAERRERLAQLWQLARDRQRAESAWRSLAEHSGRASHWLRVAAVQMESEDWNGLLASLARAESDANAEQRRQIRLWQGYARQALGEPEAARRALLEVSDGRQAEEARRLLEWIDNQS, encoded by the coding sequence ATGCGTTACTTGATCCTGTTACTGGTCCTGGCAAGCCCGATGGTGTGTGCTCAGCAGACGGTTCAGCCTTCCGTGTTTCAGGCCCTGACCAGTGCCCAGCAGGCGCAGCAGCAGGGTAACTACGGTCAGGCTCGCGACACGCTGCAGCAGGCGCTGAACCAGGTGCGGGCCGGCAGCCTGGAGCAGGCGCTGATTGAGCAGCGGCTGGGTTATCTGGCGATTGCCCGTGACCGCCACGAGGAAGCGATCGACTGGCTGAGCAAAGCTCTAGCACACGACCGGCTGGAGGCCGAAGCCGCCAGTCAGGATCGGCGTAATCTGGCCCAGTTGCTGGCCGTGGCCGGGCGTTACCGTGAGGCTGTGACGCTGCTTGAGGTAGAACAGGCGCGCGGTGCTCTGCCGCGAGACAGTCAGCGCCTGCTAGTGCAGGCCTACAGTCAGCTGCGTCAATTCGACAAGGCCATTCCCTTGGCCGAGCGGGTTGTGCGCGAAGAACCAGGCATCGATGCCGCCTGGTATCAATTGCTGGTCGGCATGAACTACCGCCTGCAGCGTTACAGTCAGGCCGAGCGCTGGCTCAAGCCGATGCTGCGCCGTGAACCTGCCAATGCGGAGTACTGGCGGCAACTGGCCGCAATGCAAAGCCTGGACAACCGTCCTCGGGCGGCGGCGGCCAGTTTGCGCCTGGCTTATGAGGCCGGGGTGCGTTTCTCGGCCACCGACCTTGATAGCCTGGTCGGTCTGCAAACCCAGGCCGGCGCACCCTGGCAGGCGGCCAGGCTGCTGGAGGAAATGTTCGAGCGTGGGCTGTTGCCGGCCAATGCTGAGCGACGTGAGCGCCTGGCCCAGTTATGGCAGCTGGCGCGTGACCGACAGCGCGCCGAGTCGGCCTGGCGCAGCCTGGCTGAGCACAGTGGTCGCGCTTCACACTGGCTGAGAGTGGCAGCGGTGCAGATGGAGAGTGAAGACTGGAACGGGTTGCTGGCCAGCCTGGCCCGCGCCGAGTCTGACGCCAATGCCGAGCAGCGGCGGCAGATTCGTTTGTGGCAGGGTTATGCCCGCCAGGCCCTGGGTGAGCCGGAGGCGGCGCGTCGGGCCCTGCTTGAGGTTAGTGACGGGCGTCAGGCGGAAGAGGCCCGACGCTTGCTGGAGTGGATTGACAACCAGTCCTGA
- a CDS encoding energy transducer TonB has protein sequence MRLLVSFLGALLVALALFALMLVLIMPPRDNSLPDDELARVSFVRSVSDTQSDSRERQPRQAPEPPTPQPPVTPTPPRPPQPQVDTQVNLNIDLPNISTPLAISSAPSLQNLSAAAEVATPPPAPTMDATPSLSEEVTPLVDIPPNYPQRALAAGIEGEVTLAFTITADGRVDNLRVTHANPPGVFEREARRAAMRWRFAPRRENGQNVAREATKTLYFRLDGGR, from the coding sequence ATGCGCCTGTTGGTCAGTTTCCTTGGCGCGCTGCTGGTGGCGCTGGCGCTGTTCGCCCTGATGCTGGTGCTGATCATGCCGCCGCGTGACAACAGCCTGCCGGACGACGAGCTGGCACGGGTCAGCTTCGTGCGCAGCGTTTCCGATACCCAGAGCGACAGTCGCGAGCGCCAGCCGCGTCAGGCCCCTGAGCCGCCGACCCCGCAGCCGCCGGTCACGCCGACCCCGCCTAGGCCGCCGCAGCCGCAGGTCGATACCCAGGTCAATCTCAACATTGACCTGCCGAATATCAGTACCCCGCTGGCGATCAGCAGTGCGCCAAGCCTGCAGAACCTCAGTGCCGCGGCGGAAGTGGCAACGCCACCGCCAGCCCCGACCATGGACGCCACGCCAAGCCTGTCGGAAGAAGTGACGCCACTGGTCGATATTCCGCCGAACTACCCGCAACGGGCGCTGGCGGCAGGGATTGAAGGGGAGGTCACGCTAGCCTTCACCATCACCGCCGACGGTCGGGTCGACAACTTGCGGGTTACCCATGCCAATCCTCCAGGTGTGTTTGAGCGCGAGGCCCGCCGGGCGGCGATGCGCTGGCGTTTCGCCCCGCGACGGGAGAATGGCCAGAATGTGGCGCGCGAAGCCACCAAAACGCTCTACTTCCGTTTGGATGGAGGTCGCTGA
- a CDS encoding ExbD/TolR family protein — MRMRRHTGNDEEAGIDLTPMLDIVFIMLIFFIVTSSFIKESGITVQTPSAASASEQPKGNILIAVSPNGEIWIDRQRVDIRAVRAAVERLRVDQPDSSVVVQADRDSRSGLVIQVMDQVRLAGVMDVALAATAESR, encoded by the coding sequence ATGCGCATGCGCAGGCACACCGGCAATGACGAGGAAGCGGGCATCGACTTGACCCCGATGCTGGATATCGTCTTCATCATGCTGATCTTTTTCATCGTCACCAGCTCCTTTATCAAGGAATCGGGGATTACCGTGCAAACCCCTTCGGCGGCGAGCGCCAGTGAGCAGCCCAAGGGCAATATCCTGATTGCGGTCAGCCCCAACGGCGAAATCTGGATCGACCGTCAGCGGGTCGATATTCGCGCCGTGCGCGCAGCAGTCGAGCGTCTGCGGGTGGACCAGCCGGACAGCAGTGTCGTGGTCCAGGCCGACCGCGACTCGCGCAGCGGACTGGTGATTCAGGTCATGGATCAGGTACGCCTGGCCGGGGTCATGGACGTGGCTCTGGCGGCCACGGCAGAGAGCCGCTGA
- a CDS encoding MotA/TolQ/ExbB proton channel family protein, which yields MLDGLWLLRDFLDSGGWVLWTILWVTVLLWTLMLERLWFLGWVFPRQAQGYQQAWQARADRASLAARHIRNAWLSQAQQRLNRFIPLVRVLIALCPLLGLLGTVTGMIQVFDVMALSGNGNPRAMASGVSRATMPTMAGMVIAISGLFCLARLDQQSRRALQRLTDRLRHD from the coding sequence GTGCTTGACGGACTGTGGCTGCTGCGCGATTTCCTCGACAGCGGTGGCTGGGTCCTGTGGACCATTCTCTGGGTCACCGTACTGCTGTGGACATTGATGCTTGAGCGCTTGTGGTTTCTGGGCTGGGTATTTCCCCGCCAGGCCCAGGGCTATCAGCAGGCCTGGCAAGCCCGGGCCGATCGCGCCAGCCTGGCCGCCCGGCATATACGCAACGCCTGGCTGTCTCAGGCCCAGCAGCGGCTTAACCGGTTTATCCCGCTGGTGCGGGTACTGATCGCCCTGTGCCCCTTGCTGGGGTTGCTGGGCACCGTGACCGGGATGATCCAGGTGTTCGATGTCATGGCCCTGAGTGGCAATGGCAATCCCCGGGCCATGGCGTCCGGGGTTTCGCGGGCGACCATGCCGACCATGGCCGGCATGGTGATCGCCATCAGCGGCTTATTTTGCCTGGCGCGGCTGGATCAACAGTCACGCAGGGCGCTGCAGCGGCTTACCGACCGACTGCGACACGATTAG